From a single Sparus aurata chromosome 13, fSpaAur1.1, whole genome shotgun sequence genomic region:
- the LOC115593830 gene encoding uncharacterized protein LOC115593830: MSMHVDMLSYVKLVDLECHCTQVESSHSSLHHQMELSSYGSINVVLCSINVILCSINVVLCSINVILCSINVVLCSINVVLCSINVVLCSNNVVLCSINVVLCSINVILCSINVVLCSINVVLCSINVVLCSINVVLCSNNVVLCSINVVLCSINVVLCSINVVLCSINVVLCSNNVVLCSINVVLCSINVVLCSIIVVLCSIHVVLCSIHVVLCSINVVLHMGYMRSFCVPGGQHGTPSVRPTAEQIGSALHEGAAASIDLLIIFCCCSLDGKCTPERKPAQCVPADSSFPLAPPHART, translated from the exons ATGTCGATGCATGTGGACATGTTGAGCTACGTCAAACTGGTCGACCTTGAA TGTCACTGCACACAGGTGGAGTCCAGCCACAGCTCTCTCCACCACCAGATGGAGCTTTCCAG TTAtggcagtattaatgtagttctgtgcaGTATTAATGTAATTCTGTGCAGTATCAATGTAGTTCTGTGCAGTATCAATGTAATTCTgtgcagtattaatgtagttctgtgtagtattaatgtagttctgtgtagtatcAATGTAGTTCTGTGCAGTAATAATGTAGTTCTGTGCAGTATCAATGTAGTTCTGTGCAGTATCAATGTAATTCTGTGCAGTATCaatgtagttctgtgtagtattaatgtagttctgtgtagtattaatgtagttctgtgtagtattaatgtagttctgtgcaGTAATAATGTAGTTCTGTGCAGTATCAATGTAGTTCTgtgcagtattaatgtagttctgtgtagtattaatgtagttctgtgtagtattaatgtagttctgtgcaGTAATAATGTAGTTCTGTGCAGTATCAATGTAGTTCTGTGCAGTATCAATGTAGTTCTGTGCAGTATTATTGTAGTTCTGTGCAGTATTCATGTAGTTCTGTGCAGTATTCATGTAGTTCTGTGCAGTATCAATGTAGTTCTGCATA TGGGCTACATGAGAAGCTTCTGCGTCCCCGGTGGACAACATGGCACTCCTTCAGTCAGACCCACAGCGGAGCAGATCGGCTCAGCGCTGCATGAGGGGGCAGCAGCCTCCATCGACCTCCTCAtcatcttctgctgctgctccttgg ATGGAAAGTGTACTCCTGAGAGGAAGCCGGCACAGTGTGTCCCTGCCGACTCGTCTTTCCCGCTGGCACCGCCACACGCCAGGACTTAA